The region taaaaagttacctgTGACTGTTTCAGGTCCTGtctcacacatacatacagtccacttttaaattgattttgttcttgtggAGTAAGTCTTTGTCAAAATTTGTTCACGAATCCTGTTTCTGTTGTAATCACAAGCTACAGGTTTTCAGTCCCTGACCTTCTCTTCTCCTTGACGGGGTGGAAAGCCAACACTCAGCGTTTGAGCAGCTTGTCCAAGTTCAGTGGGTTGTCAGTGACAGACCCGAAACCCCGTCCCCTAAGTGAGAAACTGACACGCTTCCCACTCGTGGGAAGTCATGTGAGGAACACACACCGAGGTTAAAACTGTGTCTTATCCTTGGTTAGAGAGCTGGGACTCTGGTACAGTGTAAATCGAGGACGtgtttttaatgttctttatCCCAAATTTTCACTTTCCGCAGATCGAGAGTTGCCTAGAATCAGAGTTGTTTCGAAATCAGACTATGATGAAACAGTTCGCAGTAATTTTGATGTAACCTAACTACTCCGCACGGGACTGCTCTCCCCCAGTCCCGTCTGTGGTCGGGGGAGAGCCCCAAGCGAGCGCCCTCTGCACCCTTAGCGGTGTGGCGGCCTCCTCCGGGGTAGCGTACAACACGGTGATTCGGGGTGAGCGCAGTGCGTTTTTGCTTTCGTAAACTGTGAGCTGTTCAGAAAATGATGCCCAAGGCCTGTAATTAATACTAACAGGTATCACGAAGGCTTTGTTTTGTTAAAGCAGCTTGTGCAGGCAGCATTTCCAACGTGGGTTTTACCTCCgctctccttttcttccacagtCCAGTGAGATGCCCAAACTAACAGAGCAGCTAGCAGGCCCACTTCGTCAAATGCAGGTAAGATTTTTCTTAAGCCGCATGGTTTACGAATAGCGTACTGTAGACTAAACAGTTTTGACAGTCTGCTTATGCCACGTACCATTCAGCAGAGACAGCTCGGGTCAGGATTAAAGACGGCAGGTGATGTTAGCCTTTCACGCCACTTGGTGCTGTTCGCAGCGCACCGTGGCGGCATTTGTGAGTTCTGTGTGAGGGACTCGGCAGCCCCGCACCACGCAGCCCAGAGCGCAGCTGCTCTGGGCGTGGGCGAGCAGGTGTGGTGTGGACGGGCCGCCCAGCCGCCCAGCACCTGCTCCCTTTTCCTCAGGGTTGGGAACGGCGTCCTGTGTGTTCCTGTTTTCTTAGGATGAAGTGATTTCTGTCCCCCGTTCAGTATTATACAGAAAGACCGGGAGGGTGGACTTTTCGGCTTTTCAGGAGAGGAATGGGAAGGGAATTGTAGAAACAGGCCCCTCGGTGGAACATGGAGAGTCCCTTGATATTACGAAGAAATTTAAACTTCCAGAGCCACGGGGACCTCTGTAGATGCAGGTGTTTTTGACCTTCTAGATTTCCAAGGAGAAAAGGATGAGTCTGAATTTCCCACTGTGGGAAAAGGACACCTCTGCCCGCCCTGTTGTGAGGGGCTGTCGGGGGAAGCAGCATGCTGCCACAGGGCACGCCCCCCCCCCAAGCCCGCGTTGTCTGGTTTGTTCGTGCAGCCGCGGGCGCTGCTCCCGGGCTGCTCTGGAAGGGCGGTCGTGGAGAGTTTCTGGTTTGGGTGAAAAGCCTGGTGTTGGCCTGCTTTCCGTGGCCGACCACTTCCGTGTGATGGGGACATAGGACGGAGATGGCCCATGGCTTCTTCCGAGCAGGGAGTCCAGACGGCAGGCACGCTGCCGGCCAAGGAGAAGGGACCTGTGGGTGCTGGCTTTGGAACTCAAGGGGACAGTGGTGTGGCAGCTCAGTGTGAGGAGTGTCCCCTTTTTGTCCTCAAAGGAATGTGCCAAACGAATCGCGAAAGTCTCAGCAGAGGCCAAATTGGAGATTGATGAGGAAACTTACCTGAGCTCCTTTAAACCTCACCTGATGGACGTAGTGCACACCTGGGCGACCGGGGCGACGTTCGCCCACATCTGCAAGATGACCGATGTCTTCGAAGGTAGGGCTGGGCTCTGTGTGCGTGTGGCTTTAATGGAGCGTGAGTCATAGTCTTTTTAACTTGGGATAAAAAAATGGAATCTTGTGCCTGTGTCGATCAAATACATTCTCCACAAGTCCTCCGGACTGTTTAATAACTTAGTCTGCTCGTCCTGAATGCCTCATGCATTGCGATCCTGGGCCAGAGCCTCTGCTGTCACAGTCACAGACCGGACGGGTGGCCCGCTCGTTTGTGGGCGGGGCCGGGGGTGGTGCAGCTTACTCTCTGGTGTTACCGCGCTGGTGCTGACTCAGTGGCCTGCTGTGTAAGCCACAGGGGGATGGAGAGGGTGTCTGTCACCGCCTCTGCGAGAAGTCACACCATGTCACAGAACACAGTGCTGCGTGAGGAAGAGTACTTCGttctgtttgttttcagaaaaatcaAGGGCAGCAGCCCCGGGGATCTAGGAAACCCTGTGAAATTGACTGCGGGTGGGGTTTCCACTCTCTGCCCAAGTGGGAAAGTTAGCGAGTCCGGAAGGAAACCCTGAGACTGCCGGAGGAGGAGCGGCCTTCCCACGCACAGCGGCTGCCTCCCTGGCTGTAGGAGCCGGGTGGCAGTGCGTGTCTCCTGGAGTGGCAAAGGTCAGGCGGCCGAGAACCGAAGTGAAAGAGGGACCGCAGTGCTGCCGCAGCATGCGTGCTCGGAGGACGCCGGGCCTCGCCCATGTTCTGTGACCGGGCGTGTGCGGCGCAGCCCCGCCTTAGTGACTGCTGCGCTCctccagcaggaggaaggaagcccTCGGGTGGCCTGCGCACAGGGGTGTCCCTCTGGGCCCGAGCGTTTGGTTGGACTTTGTGTCATTTGTGTCTCTGTTGCGGCTGTTGTGTTTGCTGTGGACTCTTCCCCAAGGAAACTTGGCTCCTGGGAGCTGAGTGGTGTtgatggaggtgggtggggccttCCCCTGGACCCCTCGGGCCTTATGCCGGTGGGAGGGTCCCTGGTGGCCCACTGTCCTGTGGGGTTGAGCCTGGCCAGAATCAGACTTCTCATCTCAGAGGGCATGACCCCTGGGTAGGGAGAGCACGCCTCTGTGCTGACTGCCCTGGGTGTCATTCATCTCAGCAAGGGACTGGGGGACAGGGCGTGGAGTGGGGAAGGGCCTGAGCACAGGTTGGGATGAGCCACGcctccccccccagccccactgtTCCCCCCTCACTCTGGGCACCACTACTCACGGCTTTGAACCCGGCGGAAGCAGGCTGCGCGTCCCGTGCCCAGGAGATGGCGTGTCCTTGTGAGGGGTGTTGTCCCATTTGTCCGTTGAGGTGAACCCGTGCGGGCAGTCTGACCAGGCTCCTCGCTAGACGGCATCTTCCTGTTCCCGGTGTTCTGTTCCCGGTGCTCTGGCCCAGGCCCTTCGAGGCCCCTGGGCGACCTGCAGGGAGGGCGGCCCCGCCTGCTCTGTGCTGCCCAATGGGGAAATGGGGAGCTGGCTGCCCCACTCCGGTGCCCCTCTGCACCTTGAGTCCCGTCTCTCGCCGACCCCCTAGCACATCCCATGTTGAAGGGGGAAATGCAGCCCTTGCGCCGTGCGGCGGCGGGTGCGTTGCAGGAACCGGACGCCCGCGGACGAACGACTGCCGCGCAGGCCCAAGTTCACAGTTGGCCCCACCAGCTCCCACTGACGCTCCTGCTGTGTCGGAGTCATGGGCACAGACCCAGGGGCGGGGAGCCCGGGGAAAGGGGGGGgccactccccttccctgctaCCTTGAGTGCACGGTGGGGGGAAAGCCCCAGTGATCCGTTGTGCTTTTCAGGTGACAGAGGGGACCCTCTCGTTCCCCTGCTGGAAAACCCGGTGTCCCTCCTGACAGGACAGTGCCTGGGTGCCCAGTTGGCCCTGCGCATGGGGCCCTGACCAGGCATCCTGTGAGGCTTTCCTGTCCCGTCGTTGCCGGGCCCATCGTCTGCCGGCCTGCACCCCGCGTCGCTCTCCCCTGGCCAGGCCAGCTGCTCCTCTGCTCTGTGGGACAGGTGTTACCTCGGGGGAACCCACGGCTCTGCTGCTCATGCAGACCCTTCCCGGTGCTGTGCAGGTGGCCTGGCTCCTCCGGACGCCCCTTagcaccctgccccctgcccatgcGGCCTCACgcacccccccccctcccctgcaggcAGCATCATCCGCTGTATGCGGCGCCTGGAGGAGCTGCTGCGGCAGATGTGTCAGGCGGCCAAAGCCATCGGGAACACGGAGCTGGAGAACAAGTTCGCGGAAGGTGGGTGTCCTCCCGTTTCTTCCCTGCAGGGGCTGGGCGTCTCCTGGGGAGAGCCCGGTGGGCCTCTGGCAGCGTGTGGGTGAAACTTTCTAAGACCTTCTATGTGTATTTccaaatacagggtccggcaggaGGCAGGCCTGCTTGAGGGTGGCTGGTAGGGTAGTAACGCAGGTGTAATtatgtgtggttttaatttgaacgtttcacctGGAATGTCAGGTGGTGTGCTTGAGTGAGGTATCGTTACGTTACAGAGTGGCATGCTGATGACTTTGTCGTAAAAGATTtagtaataaaaagggggtgtcaCTGGTGCCGGACCCTGTACTGACTGTGCACTTCCTACGTGCCGGTCACTGCTGCGAGCAGTGGGGGGACAGTGGTGAGCAGAAAGCCAGAGCCCCGTGGCCCAGGGCCCATGTTCTAGCTGGGAGACAGTGGGgcgggctgtgggtggggggacaAGTCAGCTGTTACAATGTATCGGGTGGCGGCTCCACAGGAACAGGCCAAGGGGAGAGCTGTGGCAAGACTGGGGCGCAGCTGAGACAGGTGGTCCAGGAGCTTACCTAGGCAGCTGTTCACCCTTCCCACGTGCCTGGTACCTGGGGAGACGCAAGAGGCCCGTGTgatggggcacagggagggagaagggcagggggaccggggggtggggggccaccTTCAGCTCCCTTTTGCCATGGCTGCAGGCTTGGTGCTGGTGCTGCCGTGGACAGCTGGACCCTGGGGTGGTTATGGAGGGAAAACAGGCCTGCGGGCCGGTTCATACTTTCCCCTGTTGGCCCGACTGCAGGGCAGAGCTCAGCCATCAGAGCCCCAGTGActtctgggaggaagggaggcggCCTCACTGCCCCAGCTCGCTGCCCTCACTCTGAACAGTGACCCATGGCACCGCCCTGCCTGGGTCCCTCGCCCGGTGCTGGAACCGCAGTGCCTTCGGGCTGGAAATTCATGCTTCTGGGTCAATCCTCCAAATAAGCGTGTCTGAGCGCTTAgacgtccccccccccccgacacgTGCACACGCCGGGGCGCCGGTGTCTGCTCCCGGCCTCACACGGGGGCTTTCGGACTCACTGGTCTCCCCCGTGTGTTCGGGGGGTGTCGTCTTCAACACCCCAGGAGCGGGAACCACGTTCTTTGTGGTTTGGAGGGTTTAAACGGAACCGTATTTTCTTTTCTCAGGAATCACCAAAATCAAGAGAGACATTGTGTTTGCTGCCAGCCTCTACCTGTAGCGAGCCGCAGGGACGCACCCCGGCCGAGTGCGGGGGGGACGGTGGCTGCCCTCAGACACGTGATGTGGCGTGTGCGCAGATCAAGCGTCATTCACACACGTTTGTACATAAGcgttacatttttaataaaaatgtacagtGGGGCATTGTTTTAGTGAAAGGCTTGGAGTTTCTTCGTGAACTGAGAGCGGTTAGAGACCCGTTGTCAGGCGGCTGTACACACAGGTGAAGTGAGCGGCAGGTGCGGCGGAGGCGCCCCTCGTGCGATGGCGTCCTCGGGAAGCAGGCGGCCTTCACGGCTGCTGCGTGTTCCTGTAGTGGTTGCCCGCGGGGGGCGTTTCGTGCAGCGTGGTGTGGGAGTCCTCCTCTTTCCTGTCTTTTAAGGCGGAATTTCTCTCCTTGAAGAAGTCTGACACATACACGACCTGCAGGGAACAGGTCACACTGAGAGCGGCCGCGCTCCACAGGTTCCCGCCACACACGCGAGGGCCCCCGCCAGAGCCGCAGTGAGCGGGGGCAACAATCGGCACGAGAGAGGTCGTAGCtcggggcccagacggggtgcagGGGTCGGGGGCTGACAGTTGCTGTTGGTAGAGAGGCTCTCCCCAGCTGGGCCTCGGGCGGAGAGCTGCGCCCCGCCCATGGGAGCTGTGCTGCCGGGGAGCCAGCTCCTCCATGTATCACCCAGAACAACACGTTCTGGGCGCGTGAGGCAGAGCCTCTCAGACTCTAGTGCACCAGCTGCCTTGGGAGGAGGGGCCgcctgccctctgctctctgtCCCGACGTGACCGCACCCCagcaccccaggccctgccctggctgtcTCTCACGACCCGTGCGACGGTCCGCTCCCCGCGTACTTACGACCAGCACGGCCACCAGCGCGCCTTGGGCGAGGCCGGTCAGCACGTCGCTCCAGTGGTGCTTGTAGTCAGACACGCGCGAGAGGCCCACGTACACGGACGTGGCGACGAGGCCGAACTGCAGCGTGGGGCGCAGCAGCCGCGCCCAGTCCGCCTTCATCCTGGCTTGGAGGTAGAGCtgcagggaagagagggggagtTCAGCACAGCATCTGGGAACCGGGCGTCACATTAGCACCCCATCCTCTCAAGGGCTGGCGTGCTCACGGTGACCAGCAGTCATTAAACCACACTACTGTGTATGCACCAGGGCTGTGGGCAAGTTTTTCTCTGTGAGcctgggagggaaagagaaaccgGTCTGCTGGTACGCTCACTCACGCGTTCACTGGCTGGTTCCTGGGCGCGCCTGACCGGAGACCGAACACTGACCACCGAGCCACCTGTCCAGACACCTAGAAGTCCGTCCTTGCAAACAAGCACCCCGCTGCCCCAGTGACTTCTGTTCAGACCACCTGTCGCACTTGAACTTTTCAGGGTGTCAGTGGCAGCTCCACCCCTCGCTACCTGCCTCACGATTCCCATTCGAAGGCAGCGCTGTGGTCAGCTCCCAGCCTGGGGACCGTGTCCGCTTCATGCCCTCACAGCCCTGACCCGCGGGAGCTCCACCAGCCCCGTCAGTTCCCGGGGCGGCAGGCTAATAGGAACAGTCCGATGCACGTAAATGCAACCACCGGCCGAAACAGCGGTTCAGGCTGCAGGTCATCCTTCCCCAGCCAGGGACTCTGCGTTCAACAGTGCCCACGCCCCAGCGCCAAGAACGTCCCCTCCCCGCGGCAACAGCTCCACTGCTGCAGCCCTagagctgaggggagggagggagctgggtccTTGCCCTGTGTGCAACGCTTAGCAAATCTGGTCTCGTTAGAAAAATTTTGGTCTAGTTTCTCTCCAATAAAGACATCCCCTTTAACATTCACTGAAAACCTGTTCAGTGAGGTGCGACTCCTCGTGACTGCAGTCCTCAGGAAACCACTCGCACACCTGTGCCCAGGGCCTGCTGATTCAGAACAGGTGCATgcaccctgcctgccctggggccaTTCTCGGCAGCGGCCTCCGACCCCAGTGGGCACTTCAGGGCGGCAGCAGCCGGGTGCGAGGGACACGCTGGGAGCCAGGGCGGGCGGTCAGCGGGGTGAGGGCTGCCGGCACTCTGGAGAGCCCCCTCTTCTGTTTACTGAGTCTGCAAAACTAAACAGTGAGGGGCTAGTTTCCGGCGTCTGGAGTTGGGGAGACAGGTGACTCCTAACTGAAGTCAAGCGGGTCCTGGCGGGACTGCAGATGCCCCGCTCCGCGTGGTTTAGGGAGGACACTTCCTGAGCTGTCCCCGTCCTGGCGACTTCCCTGCCTCTTCGTTTAACAGAGGCAAGGGTCGTTGAGACCACAGACGCAGACGCAGGACTTGGAGGAGCGCAGGCACCTTACTGAGATGGGGACTGCGTCCATCTCTGCTACAGACGCaacacagcaagaaaaacaaGGGCTTGGGCTCGCCTGTGCTGTTCCCTGACCCGCAGGAAGCCCAGAGATGGGGCTTCCTGGGTCCTTCCCGTGTGGGATTCCAGAATCCCTGTGACCTCACTTTGCTTCCAAAGGACCCTGCCTCGGACCCGGGCAGCCCGCAGGCGTGTGGTAGAGAGTGTTCTGCCCGGAAGTCGTCTTCAACGTGCTGTGACAGCCAAGGACGCTGACCTGTGGGGCAGTGATCACAGGCGCTCCAGTGTGCTTTGGGTGAGATGCAGCCCCACCCGGGCGAGCCCAGAGCCCTGGCATTCCCTGTGCGTACTCCCTGTGCGTGCTGTGGGTCCTCGGCCCCCAGGGCAGGGTCTGTGCTCCCCACGTgccgcccctgcccccctgccctgcGCAGAGCCTGCCACACCAGTGACCCGAGGACAGAAGCCCCGAGTTTACTGAGCTCAGGCCACGGCCTCCCCAGCACTGGCCTCCGACCGCCCCCTCCCATGTCACCAGCTCCTGTGCTCCCTCCCCGAGCAGCTTCTACAGAGCGCCAGCCATCTCTACGGGAACGTACAGGGCACCTCGCCCTCCAACAACGGGCCTCCGAGGGCCTGCCTCCCGCTTCACGGCTCCTTTTCCACTCGGGGGGCTGAGGACACTTAAACCCTGCTCCTTGCCCTTTGTGAGGGGTGGCTGTCCTCCCGTCCGAGGCCCTGGTCGGTGACAagcccctcctctgggctcttcCACTGTCACCCCATCGGAATGCGGTGGTGGGCACAGGACCTGTTTCCAAACGACACGCGAGGCCCCGGGCCCCATGAGCCTCCACTTCGGTTGCACAGGACAGCCTCAGAGCACGCTCTGCTGGCCgaggcggggcggggtggggggtggggtgggcaggcagtCACCAGCTGCGAGGAGGGCACGTCTGAGACAGTTCTTCAGAGGTAAAACTCTTGGGTCCACATCACGTCAGCCCCATTTTCCTCACAAAGAAgggcagcccccacccagcctcagTCTCTGTGTGGGTCCAGGAATCGCTGCAGCCAGCAAGGGCCCAGGGACAGGAGACTGGGGCGGCACCCCTGTGACAGGGTGGTcattcccctcctctcctccaagGTCAAGCACCAACCTCAGACTCTGAGTCCCTCGTGAAGAAGGACCCAACGGAGTAAGGGACAGGCCAGCGAAGCTGCCTGGTGAGGTCTGGCTCAGACAAAGACACGTGGGGCAGCCACAAACTGGTCTGGGACACGTAGCTCGGCCACTGCAGGCCtttccccgccccccagcccccaggcaccAGCAGAAGCCCATGGGGTCCCCTTCAGAGAGACGGCTGCTCTCCCAGCGAGATCTAGGGCACGGGGGTCAGGGCAGCGCGGGGCGGGCGGGCCTCTGCAGGTCAGCACGTccatccccgcccccctccccgccaggcCAGCCGCAGCCTCGTGGTGGCTGTTTCTAGAAGGAGGCTCCAAGTGCCACCGGTCGGGCCCCACTGCGTCCTCGCAGAGTGAGACGAACGGAGGAGGAGAACTGGCATTTCCAGAAATGCTGGAGCAGCCGGAGACGAGCTCCCGGTACTGGCTCTGAGTGGGCCTGGCCTTTGTACCACACGTCTGCAGTCCATGCTCTTTCAACTTCTGGGGCGTGGATTTTCAAGTAAAAGCAAGATTCTGGTAAAACTGACTTTAGATTCTCCTCTGCCTATTGCCCGTGGTGGGCTTCTGAGCACCAAACGCTCACACAGCCGTTAATGTGATCCAAGGCAGTGGGGGGACCGGGAAACAGCAAATTTAGACAGAGCACGGCTATGTAAAACCCCACTTAAACAGTGAGACAAAAGTTGCAGCCGGTCTGCCTCAAGACCTTCCCGCCACCACGGTCTGATCGTGTCACAGAGCGAGGACACAGAGGCGGAGTGAGGTCGATCCCTGCAGACCCGTGTGAGCCCTGGTGCCAGGCCCCCGCTTTGTCCCTCTAGACATGCTAGTCCCTCATTCTCCACGCTCGGCCCCACTGCCCTCGGGGTCACAGGGACAGCCAGACCTggagcagccccagccccctggCGACACCTGACTGGTCCCACCACACGCCTCTGGGGAGTGTCTCTGGAAGCGGAGGGAAACAGAACCTGCTCAAGGAGAAGCCACAGCACCTGCCTGCATGTCCACTAAGCCAAAGGCGgcctctcccacagcccaggaAGGGCACGGCCCCAAGGAACACGCACGCAGAGGGCTCCAGTCCCCTGCCTGGGTTTCGGGTGGGACCTGTGGGGACCTCACGAGCTGCCTTGTGCCCCAGAGGACGGGCACGTGCAGACCCCATGAGCACCCTGCTGCTGGTCATGGGCCGCTGCAGAGAAAGGCCTGCTTCCCGAGGAGACTCCCTGTCCCCGTGGTCCCCGCTCTGCAGCTGCCCTGTCCCTCCGGCCCGTCGGTGGCCTCTCAGGGAAGGACAGACCCTGAATCCATCGAGCCTGGCTTGGCAGACATGGGCATCCCTTCTCCCCTGCACCTGCCTGCATAGCAGCTGGCCCAGTGACCGAGCCGCATGGCTGAGGGGAGGACGGACAGAGGGGAGCATGTGACCCCCGCCACCCACCACACCAGTACTCACCGCCACAAAGAGCAGGCTGTACATGGAGAACGAGGAGTGGCCCGAGTAGAAGGACAAcctgagggagaagagagaggcgTCCGGAACTGCACGCAGCTCCACCGTCCCACagcggggcgggcgggggctgTCAGACGGGTGTGGACCAGTGCGGGGGTCACTGCGTGGAGCTGCCGGGGTGGGCAGCGCGTCACTGAGCTCGGCCCTGCAGGCGGCTCCAAGGTACCACCCGCCCAGCCGTGGCCGGCAAAGACGGCCTGGCCGTATCACACACGTGTACGGCCGTGACTTCTGCGCTGGTTCCCGCGGGCCCGGTGTGCCCCAGTGGCGGCTCCTTTGGGACACTCAGAAGtggaccactttttaaaaagataaattctaaaaatttaagaTGGTGACGTTTTAGCATTCTCGATGGGCACACATCTCTAAGATTCCCCCCGATCAAGTGCTTGTGTTTGacgtttgttttaaaattgtgcaCTGACGTTCCGTCCCAGGTGAGTCGTCTCTTTCAATGTCACGGTCTACAAGCATCTGCgactccctcccacctgcaaGTGGCGGAATGCTCACAGGCCTAGTGCCGCAGCACTCCGGGAACGGAACAGGCtggctccccaacccccacactgAGTCACGCTCGCCCCAGCGAGCCCCCGGGAGAGGCCGGCCATGCGGGGATGGGGCACACGCCCGGGGAAGGACAAGGCCGAGCGCAACAGGCCCTCGAACACGGCACGGACATGCCCTGCGTGGCCCTGAAGGTGGCCAGTGCCCTGGACCGGACAGGAGAGGCGGGTCCGGGACCCGCGTTGGGCAGTGTGTGAGCTTGGCCACGCCCAGCAGGGGCGCAGACTCCGCGGTGGAGTGGCGGGGAGGCCACCGAGCACGCGGCCCGGCTCTTTCCTAGTCAGACCACGTGCAACCCGGGTCTGCAAAGGGCACGCAGGCCGCGAGGCGCGCTGAGTCGGCCACGCACCTGCCCTCCTTCACTTTCTGCGCGTTCCCCCGACACACGTAGTTTTCGATGTAGCCGTCGGTGCAGTTGATTTTCGACCAGTCCGGGTCGCAGACATCCAGGAAGTGAGGCCGCAGCCGGCCTATGGAGTACTTGGCGATGTCGGTCAGGGACTGACTAGCGGCGGCGCCGAAAAGGAACGTGCCGACAGCTTTGTAAATAGTGGCTACGTAGTTATTCCTGATAAAGGAGTTCGAGTGCAAGAGGTTAGAGTAAACAGACAGGGTTTCTCCAACCACCATctgaaaaaaaacagagagacgGCGTGTTAGCAGCAGCCAGGCAGCGGGGCAGCACTGGCAGTGGAAAGTGGTTAAGTCACAACAAAAATCTTCACTGTAAGAACAGCCCCCCTTCCCCCTACAAAGGGAGAGGCAGCTCAGGGTGGCAAACCACGGCAACGGGGTCGGATCAGTTGCGGGCACACTTTACAAAGCCGTGGCCAAGCCGAAGCAACTTCGAAGTCCAGCTGAAGCAGGACGGCCTCACCTCCTTTCTTGTGCTGAAACGAAGGGGGTTGATGTAAGACAGCGGTGTGCTGTGGACAAAACGAGGGCTGTTCAAAGAACATCAACTCCCCCAACCGGAGCCCCCTCTGTGAGTGCTCCGAGGTCTCCCCTGCCGCCGGGCACCACTTAGGGTCAAAGACACCCACCGCAGTAGCAGGTGGGGGAGTGTGAGGAGGCGAACTCAAAGATCCAGGCCGGGGTCCGACTCAGAGGCCAAGGGCAGAGGGCGAAGGTCAGCTGACAGGGCCGCCCGTCCTGCCCCCCAGGGGGCCTGGAGAAGGCCAAACACACGCTGGACACTCCTGCAGGAAGACATTTGCAGCGCTGCCGTCCTCTGGGTGGTCGTTGGCTTTGCAGGAGGGAgccttcccaggcccc is a window of Desmodus rotundus isolate HL8 chromosome 1, HLdesRot8A.1, whole genome shotgun sequence DNA encoding:
- the PLPP1 gene encoding phospholipid phosphatase 1 isoform X2, with the translated sequence MFDRTRLPYVALDMLCVLLAGLPCAILTSRHAPFQRGLFCNDESIKYPFKEDTIPYALLGGIIIPFSIIVMVVGETLSVYSNLLHSNSFIRNNYVATIYKAVGTFLFGAAASQSLTDIAKYSIGRLRPHFLDVCDPDWSKINCTDGYIENYVCRGNAQKVKEGRLSFYSGHSSFSMYSLLFVALYLQARMKADWARLLRPTLQFGLVATSVYVGLSRVSDYKHHWSDVLTGLAQGALVAVLVVVYVSDFFKERNSALKDRKEEDSHTTLHETPPAGNHYRNTQQP
- the PLPP1 gene encoding phospholipid phosphatase 1 isoform X1; its protein translation is MFDRTRLPYVALDMLCVLLASMPLAVLNLGQIYPFQRGFFCNDNSIQYPFHDGTITSTVLAVVGLGLPIFSMVVGETLSVYSNLLHSNSFIRNNYVATIYKAVGTFLFGAAASQSLTDIAKYSIGRLRPHFLDVCDPDWSKINCTDGYIENYVCRGNAQKVKEGRLSFYSGHSSFSMYSLLFVALYLQARMKADWARLLRPTLQFGLVATSVYVGLSRVSDYKHHWSDVLTGLAQGALVAVLVVVYVSDFFKERNSALKDRKEEDSHTTLHETPPAGNHYRNTQQP